A stretch of Tigriopus californicus strain San Diego chromosome 11, Tcal_SD_v2.1, whole genome shotgun sequence DNA encodes these proteins:
- the LOC131891144 gene encoding eukaryotic translation initiation factor 5-like: MALNVNRNVQDPFYRYKMPRLVAKVEGKGNGVKTVIPNMVDIARALARPPTYCTKYFGCELGAQTQFDFKNDRYIINGSHDAAKLQDMLDGFIKKFVLCEQCDNPETVFKVQAKKGMIASSCLACGYVFPLDMTHKLTTFILKNPPEQDINSQGTSLTKRKGKKGRKKDEENNGDDHVNGNGNGNGTIEEAADDNEANDDDDWGDDDDWSADVSEEAVKKRMKELTSGITTLAMDNDLEKTEGERIDIFHDFLKTKLKENGNSVITQDKEIFTEAERLEVTNKATIVLCELLFNENILGQIKKNKRALLRFTHENQKAQKYLLGGLEKTIETQREALLPKTAAILKLMYDEDIIDEEVLLEWAKKVSKKYVSKELSEQIHKKAEPLITWLKEAEEESSDEDEDELELEFDERAKISSLKEKEDTPPPTPISELGKQVNGTNGKTPAVAPAAPAEDEDDLDIDDI, encoded by the exons ATGGCTTTGAACGTCAACCGGAATGTGCAAGATCCCTTTTACAG GTACAAGATGCCTCGTCTCGTGGCGAAGGTcgaaggtaaaggcaatggTGTGAAGACTGTCATCCCCAATATGGTGGATATCGCCCGAGCCTTGGCCAGGCCTCCTACTT ATTGTACCAAGTACTTTGGTTGTGAGTTGGGAGCTCAGACTCAATTCGATTTCAAGAACGACCGCTACATCATCAATGGCTCGCATGATGCGGCCAAGCTTCAGGACATGCTCGATGGGTTCATCAAGAAGTTCGTCCTTTGCGAGCAGTGCGATAATCCGGAGACCGTGTTCAAGGTCCAGGCCAAGAAAGGCATGATCGCGTCGAGTTGTCTCGCTTGTGGATACGTCTTCCCCTTGGACATGACCCACAAACTCACCACGTTCATCTTGAAG AATCCCCCGGAGCAAGACATCAACTCCCAAGGCACTTCTCTCACCAAGAGGAAGGGCAAGAAAGGCCGCAAGAAGGATGAGGAGAACAACGGCGACGATCACGTCAACGGCAATGGAAACGGCAATGGAACCATCGAGGAAGCGGCCGACGATAACGAGGCCAATGACGACGATGATTGGGGCGATGATGACGATTGGTCGGCGGATGTGAGTGAGGAGGCTGTCAAGAAGAGAATGAAAGAGCTCACCTCCGGCATCACCACCCTGGCCATGGACAACGACTTGGAGAAGACCGAGGGCGAGCGGATCGACATCTTCCACGACTTCCTCAAGACCAAGTTGAAGGAGAACGGCAACTCGGTCATCACTCAGGACAAGGAGATCTTCACCGAGGCTGAGCGTTTGGAAGTGACTAACAAGGCTACGATCGTCTTGTGCGAATTGCTCTTCAATGAGAACATCCTCGGACAGATCAAGAAGAACAAACGGGCCTTGCTCCGATTCACCCACGAGAATCAGAAGGCCCAGAAGTACCTCTTGGGAGGCTTGGAGAAGACCATCGAGACCCAGAGAGAGGCCCTCCTGCCTAAGACGGCCGCCATCTTGAAGCTCATGTACGACGAGGACATCATCGACGAGGAGGTCCTCCTGGAATGGGCCAAGAAGGTGAGCAAGAAGTATGTGAGCAAGGAGCTTTCAGAGCAGATCCACAAGAAGGCCGAACCCTTGATCACTTGGCTGAAAGAGGCCGAGGAAGAGAGTAGCgatgaagacgaggacgaattggaactggaatTCGATGAGCGAGCCAAGATCTCCTCCCTCAAGGAAAAGGAGGACACCCCGCCCCCCACGCCCATCTCTGAATTGGGCAAGCAGGTGAACGGAACCAATGGGAAAACGCCCGCCGTTGCCCCTGCCGCCCCCGCTGAAGATGAGGATGATTTGGACATTGATGACATCTAA